Below is a window of Tolypothrix bouteillei VB521301 DNA.
GATGCGGCTCCTTTCTTGATAACGGGACTTGGGATTGAAGGTGCAGACGAAAAATGCCTGCAAAATTTTCTGTCTCAAATGCGAGAATTTCTTTCTTCGCGCAGTACTGATGCAATACTGCTTGCAGAAGCAAATGTAAAACCGGACCAATTCTCCGTGTACTTTGGAGAAGGCGATCGCATGCACATGCTATTCAACTTTTTGTTGAATCGCCATATGTTTCTTGCTCTTGCTCGTCAGGAAGCAGCACCTCTGATTGATGGATTAAAGTCAATACCAAAAATTCCTCAAATTGGACAATTGCTTAACTTTGTCCGAAATCACGATGAACTCGATCTTTCTGGGCTGGCTTCAGAAGAACTCGAAGAAGTCTTTGCGGCTTTCGCCCCTGAAGAAAATATGCGGAGTTTCGGACGGGGTATTCGTCGCCGACTACCACCCATGCTAGAAGGCAATTGTCATCGTATAGAACTGACTTACAGTTTGATGTTCAGCTTACCCGGTACTCCCATGCTGCGTTACGGTGATGAAATCGGTATGGGTGATGATTTGTCTTTAGAAGGTCGCGAAAGCGTTCGTACTGTGATGCAGTGGTCGGACGAACCCAATGGTGGTTTTTCCACTTCTCTCGAAAAAGCTCTTGCCAAACCAACCATTTCAAAAGGCAATTACGGTTACAAACACGTTAACGTTGCTACCGAACAGCGCGACCCAGCTTCCTTAATGAATTGGATGGAAAGACTGATCCGCATTCGCAAGCAATGTCCGGAATTTGGTCGGGGAGGGTGGCAAATTCTAGAAACCGATGAACCTTGTGTCTTTGCTCACTGCTGTGAGTGGCAAGGTAGAGCGGCGATCGCAATTCACAATCTTGCAGATAAAGAGTGTATTGCCACTATTAAAACAAACAAGTACAAGCACTTGATTGAGTTGTTTTGCGATCGGCAATACGAACCAATTCAAGGTGAAGTGCTTTCCATTGCTTTATCAGCATACGGTTATCGTTGGTTCCGAGCAAATACGATGCGTTAAATAGCTAATGGCTAACGGCTAATAGCTAATGGCTAATGGCTAATAGAACAATTAGCTATTAGCTATTAGCAATTAACAATTAACAATTAACAAAACATATGATAAAAATTGGCTGTCAAGCTTCCCACGAACAATTTAAACCCAGCGAATTGCTCAAGTACGTCCAATTGGCAGAGCAAGCTGGATTTACTCATGTCCTATCCTCCGACCACTTCCATCCTTGGAGCGAACAACAAGGGCAAAGCGGTTTTGCCTGGTCTTGGCTGGGTGCTGCAATGCAAGCTACACCCACACTTTCCTATCGAGTGGTTTGTGCTCCAGGTCAGAGGTATCATCCAGCGATCGTTGCTCAAGCTGTAGCAACTTTATTGGAAATCTTTCCCAATCGCTTCATCTTAACGGTTGGTAGCGGTCAAGCACTCAACGAACAAATTACTGGCAATGTTTGGCCTACCAAGTCTCAACGCAATGCTCGTCTTAAAGAATGTGTCGATGTAATGCGTGCTCTTTGGAGAGGGGAAACTGTCACTCATCATGGGTTAGTGTGTGTCGAAGAGGCAAAACTATACACCCGCCCTGAAACACCACCCCCAGTTATTGGAGCTGCTATTACCTCTAAAACCGCAGAATGGATTGGCAGTTGGGCTGATGGACTGATTACTATTTCTCACCCAATTTCCAAGCTCAAAGAAGTTGTTGAAGCTTTTCGTCGTGGTGGTGGTGAAGGCAAACCTATGATTTTGAAAGTTCAGCTTTCTTACGATCGCGATGAGGACGCAGCACGGCAAAAAGCACACCAGCAATGGCGCAACAATATTTTTGAGAATATTTTGATGACAGAGTTACGAACTCCACAGCAATTTGATGCTGCTGGAGCGTTTGTTCAACCCCATGAGTTAGATGCACACGTCCGGATTTCTTCAGATCCACAACAGCATATTGAATGGCTTCAGGAGTATGTCGATCTCGGATTTGATGAACTTATCTTGCACAATGTTAATCGGGAGCAGGAGCAGTTTATTGAAGTTTTTGGTGAAAAAGTCTTGCCAGTAGTAACACGTAATTAATTTTTGATTGTGAAGATTACATCTCCATGAGGTTGTTGCTAGAAAGTAAGATTTCTTGCCTTTCGGTGAAACTCATGGCAATTCCCTTTTCATAGTATGCAGCTTCATTGATAAATATGGGATAAACAGTGGATTCTCCCGTATAAGGAATGTCTTGACCATCAAAAGTCAGAAACATTGGATCGCCAGGATGAAGTGGTTGGTAATCTCTAAACTGAAGCCGAGGATGAATCATTGCTTGAATTTCTCCCCTCTCATTTCTCGGATAATCTACATTACTGGTAATAAGATAAACAGTGACTGTACTGGGAGATTGTGGTACTGTTCCTTGGTTGCTAGCTTCTAAATAATTCAAGATAGTACATACAAGTTCTTCAGTTTTTTGAAACCATTCTGCACTCAAAACACTTTGTGCAACCGGACCTACCTCAATAACAAAGCCTAATTCACAAAGAGAACGGAGAAAACTACTTTCTTTATCGGAAGCAGGACAGGACACTTTTACCAATGGGTTCACCGAACTTAAGTAAGCTCCCAAGTTAAGTAAGAAAGGATGCTTGTTTTGCAAAATAATGCTGAGTCCCATGTTTGTAGTTGTCGAGTGTAAATCCATAATGACATCTACTTGGGAGTTCCCTTTTGGGACTAAAAGTTGTTGTATGTTTTTTGCGCGAGTGTCTTCGTAACTAGATAAAGTTGTATCCTGTAAGTCTTGCTTCAAAAAACAACGATTTAAGTCTTTTTCAATATATCGCCTGCGTTCTTCAAAAGCTCTGGGATTTCCCAATAATGTTAATGTTTGAAAACTAGGGCGTTGAATTAAAGCAGGATCTTTTTCAAATTTTTTGATTAAATAGACTCCTGTAAATTCATTTCCATGGGTTCCGCCCACTATTGCAACCCGTTTAATTTTAGTCATAAGTTATGCAATCCAGAACTTTTCTTCAAGTATATAAACATATACGAAGAAAGTTCAGCACCCGATCTCTCCGACTTCTTCAAGAAGTCGGAGATCTGGCAAATGTTAATTTTTACACAAGACTTGTGGTTTGGGGAAAGTATCGTCCCAATATTGAGTACACAATTCCGGGCGTTGCGGGGGATTAGCAGTATAAACAAAAAACAGCGCTGACCTATCTTGTGTTCTTAAAGTTCCATGGTGTAAAGCACGTCGCGGATCTACAAAAATAACTGTACCTGCGGGTCCGGGACACGATTTCCAGTACTTTTTAGGAATAATTTCTTGCACCTGTTCATCGTTAATGCCTACGTAATTAGACCTCCACAGTTTGTAATAAAGTCGGTAATAATTCAAGCTAGGCGCTGAGGTTAAAGATAAGGGGATATACTCAAAAGGTCCGTGATGCTCTTCTACATCAGTTAAATAAATAATAATTTTGATAATACGGCGGTCTTCGGAATCTTTATGCCAAAGAAGAGTTCCAAATTGGTTCTCGTTAGGAAAGTCTTTACGCAAATGGACCCCGTGAAAGGCAATTGGAAGTCCAATATAGTTTTCAATTATGGAGAGTAGTCTTTTTTCCTTTCCCCATTGAGAAAACTCTGGAAAATCTGTCATCGTATAAATTTGCGGTAATCTTTCCGTTTTACCTGTTTGATTTACCGATAACATCCCAGACAGATGCTCATCTGATGCTTTGAGAAGTGTGGAAGTAGTGCTTATACCCAATTCTTCAAGAGAGGTCACATAAGCTCCCTCTGTTTTGAGAGCATCTACAATTTTGCGATCGCGCTCTTCTAACACAGGG
It encodes the following:
- a CDS encoding alpha-amylase family protein produces the protein MQDQWYKNAIAYSLDVETFMDSDGDGVGDFQGLTHCLDHLAGLGITCLWLLPFYPSPNRDNGYDVMDYYNVDPRLGTLGDFVEFMYQARERGIRVLVDLVVNHTSNQHPWFQAARSDKNSKYRDYYVWTDKLPEHQVEPVFPDIESSVWEYDETSQAYYLHHFYKEQPDLNIANPAVQAEIYKIMGFWLELGVSGFRIDAAPFLITGLGIEGADEKCLQNFLSQMREFLSSRSTDAILLAEANVKPDQFSVYFGEGDRMHMLFNFLLNRHMFLALARQEAAPLIDGLKSIPKIPQIGQLLNFVRNHDELDLSGLASEELEEVFAAFAPEENMRSFGRGIRRRLPPMLEGNCHRIELTYSLMFSLPGTPMLRYGDEIGMGDDLSLEGRESVRTVMQWSDEPNGGFSTSLEKALAKPTISKGNYGYKHVNVATEQRDPASLMNWMERLIRIRKQCPEFGRGGWQILETDEPCVFAHCCEWQGRAAIAIHNLADKECIATIKTNKYKHLIELFCDRQYEPIQGEVLSIALSAYGYRWFRANTMR
- a CDS encoding TIGR03885 family FMN-dependent LLM class oxidoreductase; the protein is MIKIGCQASHEQFKPSELLKYVQLAEQAGFTHVLSSDHFHPWSEQQGQSGFAWSWLGAAMQATPTLSYRVVCAPGQRYHPAIVAQAVATLLEIFPNRFILTVGSGQALNEQITGNVWPTKSQRNARLKECVDVMRALWRGETVTHHGLVCVEEAKLYTRPETPPPVIGAAITSKTAEWIGSWADGLITISHPISKLKEVVEAFRRGGGEGKPMILKVQLSYDRDEDAARQKAHQQWRNNIFENILMTELRTPQQFDAAGAFVQPHELDAHVRISSDPQQHIEWLQEYVDLGFDELILHNVNREQEQFIEVFGEKVLPVVTRN
- a CDS encoding aspartoacylase; the encoded protein is MTKIKRVAIVGGTHGNEFTGVYLIKKFEKDPALIQRPSFQTLTLLGNPRAFEERRRYIEKDLNRCFLKQDLQDTTLSSYEDTRAKNIQQLLVPKGNSQVDVIMDLHSTTTNMGLSIILQNKHPFLLNLGAYLSSVNPLVKVSCPASDKESSFLRSLCELGFVIEVGPVAQSVLSAEWFQKTEELVCTILNYLEASNQGTVPQSPSTVTVYLITSNVDYPRNERGEIQAMIHPRLQFRDYQPLHPGDPMFLTFDGQDIPYTGESTVYPIFINEAAYYEKGIAMSFTERQEILLSSNNLMEM
- a CDS encoding phytanoyl-CoA dioxygenase family protein, yielding MINNIANQIKRKVNDLQSELIYKTELIKYAGKVPVLEERDRKIVDALKTEGAYVTSLEELGISTTSTLLKASDEHLSGMLSVNQTGKTERLPQIYTMTDFPEFSQWGKEKRLLSIIENYIGLPIAFHGVHLRKDFPNENQFGTLLWHKDSEDRRIIKIIIYLTDVEEHHGPFEYIPLSLTSAPSLNYYRLYYKLWRSNYVGINDEQVQEIIPKKYWKSCPGPAGTVIFVDPRRALHHGTLRTQDRSALFFVYTANPPQRPELCTQYWDDTFPKPQVLCKN